The proteins below are encoded in one region of Populus alba chromosome 2, ASM523922v2, whole genome shotgun sequence:
- the LOC118044436 gene encoding uncharacterized protein has translation MSKLSAIFTCITIFLLSSLCFPIALSETGAGILIQEVTREDGKGDVCAGLKAPASCPVNCFRADPVCGVDGVTYWCGCADALCSGTRVDKLGACEVGSGGSSSLPGQALLLIHIVWLILLGFSLLFGFF, from the coding sequence atGTCGAAACTCTCAGCAATTTTCACATGCATCACAATTTTCTTATTGAGTAGTCTCTGCTTCCCGATCGCGCTATCGGAAACTGGCGCTGGAATATTGATTCAAGAAGTCACAAGAGAGGATGGTAAGGGTGATGTATGCGCAGGATTAAAAGCACCCGCTTCATGTCCGGTCAATTGTTTCCGTGCGGATCCCGTGTGTGGCGTCGATGGCGTTACTTATTGGTGTGGGTGCGCTGACGCTTTGTGCAGTGGCACTCGTGTTGATAAATTAGGGGCTTGTGAGGTTGGGAGTGGAGGGAGCTCTTCTCTTCCTGGTCAGGCACTTCTTTTGATTCATATTGTCTGGCTTATCTTGCTTGGGTTTTCTCTCTTGTTCGGGTTTTTTTAA